In the genome of Palaemon carinicauda isolate YSFRI2023 chromosome 20, ASM3689809v2, whole genome shotgun sequence, one region contains:
- the LOC137614311 gene encoding uncharacterized protein, with protein MLQRMLLLAAFTAFTSALPPLEPSPQCSVAIDELQRAWENIFPRFSAFKHNLDDQSFPFDFAEMVSHGFHNVECFHNLDNQTVQLTLVGTNGIPADPSKDGALVKGIESSSKSASILQGYDYAIDLNTHYDLYTPNSYSFCITDMLLNIISNLGGNYYIDGKLRRELKQQTQVLEKGAKSYFPVFAKEFTILLNEVLCKPHDASPAPTTDTTSSTSSTEEPHERLLGSGCCGISHSSLLFDCCRNQSLRNFAYQPEVPMDRDCCQNFSRRPFVVV; from the exons ATGCTTCAGAGAATGCTGCTCTTAGCGGCCTTTACTGCCTTTACTTCGGCGCTTCCTCCGCTTGAAC CGTCGCCACAGTGTTCGGTAGCTATAGACGAACTGCAAAGGGCGTGGGAAAACATATTTCCTCGATTCTCCGCTTTCAAACATAATCTCGACGACCAAAG CTTTCCCTTCGACTTTGCCGAGATGGTATCTCATGGCTTTCACAATGTTGAGTGCTTCCATAACCTTGACAACCAGACG GTACAGCTGACTCTCGTAGGAACGAATGGTATCCCCGCCGACCCTTCCAAAGACGGCGCACTTGTAAAAGGAATTGAATCTTCATCAAAATCAGCATCTAT attgCAGGGATATGACTATGCCATTGACTTGAATACCCACTACGATCTCTACACGCCGAATTCCTACTCTTTCTGCATCACCGATATGCTTCTCAATATTATCTCAAATCTTGGG GGCAATTATTATATCGATGGTAAACTGCGGCGGGAGCTGAAACAGCAAACACAAGTATTGGAGAAAGGTGCGAAAAGTTACTTTCCTGTCTTTGCCAAAGAGTTTACCATTCTACTCAACGAGGTACTTTGTAAACCACATGACGCTTCTCCGGCTCCAACGACCGACACAACGTCGTCAACATCTTCAACGGAGGAGCCACACGAACGGCTGCTGGGATCTGGGTGCTGCGGGATCTCACATTCCAGCTTGTTGTTTGACTGCTGCCGGAATCAGAGCCTGAGAAACTTCGCCTATCAACCTGAAGTCCCAATGGATAGGGACTGTTGCCAGAACTTCTCCAGACGTCCATTTGTAGTTGTGTAA